A genomic stretch from Helianthus annuus cultivar XRQ/B chromosome 1, HanXRQr2.0-SUNRISE, whole genome shotgun sequence includes:
- the LOC110943774 gene encoding mavicyanin gives MLKTRMMFHLMLSMIIEGVVMKAVIGEVYSVGDSQGWTILVDSSYSTWASSKSFRVGDTLLFHYNPTAHDVMQVNQHGFRSCNITTPWKTYKTGNDSFIIKAPGHYYFICSFPSHCEAGQKLDVRVLKMSYNLTTTPRANVSSLVPMSTTGSRSVATPATDPNHLLRSLSIVFAAIWVDLL, from the exons ATGTTGAAGACAAGAATGATGTTTCATTTGATGTTATCAATGATAATCGAAGGCGTCGTGATGAAGGCGGTGATAGGTGAGGTGTATAGCGTGGGTGATTCTCAGGGTTGGACGATTCTTGTTGATTCAAGTTACTCGACTTGGGCATCATCAAAAAGTTTTCGTGTTGGTGATACTCTTT TGTTTCATTATAACCCAACTGCCCACGACGTGATGCAAGTGAACCAACATGGTTTCCGATCATGCAACATAACCACACCGTGGAAAACCTACAAAACTGGTAACGACTCATTCATTATTAAGGCGCCCGGGCATTACTACTTCATATGCAGTTTTCCAAGCCATTGTGAAGCCGGCCAAAAGCTCGATGTTAGGGTCCTTAAAATGAGTTATAATCTAACCACCACTCCACGCGCAAATGTTAGCTCACTAGTGCCAATGAGCACCACCGGATCAAGGTCGGTTGCAACACCTGCAACCGACCCTAACCATTTGCTTAGGAGTTTGTCCATAGTTTTTGCTGCGATTTGGGTCGATTTGTTATAG